From a single Metopolophium dirhodum isolate CAU chromosome 6, ASM1992520v1, whole genome shotgun sequence genomic region:
- the LOC132947345 gene encoding protein unc-13 homolog 4B isoform X2, with protein MSEVHQYDPIESIFTDVQHYYDQKKENMNCESQHFLRAEQMDGGFFERYGSGFKNNFEEDTIIAEKDKFATLNEREISKVDNDIAERTQLSYKELLSSLLELNINELYEEVLHEILHCIGVEKNCLNQENIIEFARKAFKIEQETHDAIYQAAIEKEAPNIMLNIEIIEGKDIKPKDANGFSDPFCTLFLSSTQQHRYNTSVKSETLRPVWEEHFSLPVETPADDILCVEVWDFDPAETVKEKVTKVGKIKGFKGMRRFMKEIAVTATNGKHDNEIIGGTLIPLKTIPSRGQIAWYSLEKKGKGKPQGNLLLKLSFGSEKNKQVAAQEHRHLLRVLLAYQMNLQKPETNSWMGDFLPESSLIIQQHVVQSNISAVDECLGQWIEFINAHVLSPVVNFKVFSDLIDNLAKSITAGHLSNEESKMFWQSSKKILPFCFNAIRMIRKKSADDEQSLNQTEYVLNILRNLTSLKLPNDLDLFPSDVYGWLLPRENNRDIKSTLHDAVVHGAVDWHVHILENNKPDDYTDEGQMKLQLKIIQLLKLDLQRAVEFHNKLFIKKMQFPYASTLFSIYECKISEMCEPFITRICMNMKPINFEENGRFQVENDPLAMGTSLFELYMGIQKFVDLGKNDCHVDLESSHLVKYHIWFQQGVARWLDIAAYKAMQRIERAVDLDKLVKVDISVEYSSSAVDTLAIFYQIKVFWQQLAWPDAEGSYSFVAKIIDDICRCSVYFSDKMSYKVNNTLTENKRFKVTKEWCLAVNNIDYVKQSIRPFVNDLGLTQLMDSLANFKSEISADHCKKTLDLVVDNAIDTVNNKIIDLLQTVVNKMSPEISKFLIEGAEVINTNNSHLDNLMLYLDENLCTLSKELNEENFQRTLDIIVDQIATIMYNLIQNNLEKKKPSTYFKNLRDSFHMLFGFLRKDNSTEYKSETIHKLEALMHLHTLDTVDLIHEYYLERLQKQKEMEEASEGVLTVKLIFINNVLKIDILNANGIKAMDSNGFSDPFVKIRLLPRDKFLHASKPTTSVQKKTLYPLFDECFRIPLTPQQRAVENGLVMFIVKDQDFMGVTNEFVSETFVHFKDIPSTQLENDLGSVPQIRLKLTSPKSLDTKILRAIDSRPTDKLAKEFLKREKIKIAAANSTPKK; from the exons atgtcgGAAGTGCATCAATATGATCCTATAGAATCGATTTTCACAGACGTTCAGCACTACTATGATCAGAAAAAAGAAAACATGAACTGTGAATCTCAACATTTTttaag AGCTGAGCAAATGGACGGTGGATTTTTTGAGCGTTATGGTTCAGGATTCAAGAACAATTTTGAAGAGGACACCATAATTGCCGAAAAGGATAAATTCGCTACTCTAAATGAAAGAGAAATTTCAAAAGTTGACAATGATATTGCCGAGAGGACTCAACTCTCTTACAAAGAGTTGTTATCGTCATTGTTAGAATTAAAT ATAAACGAATTATACGAAGAAGTATTGCACGAAATATTACATTGCATTGGGgtggaaaaaaattgtttaaatcaagaaaatataattgaattcgcccgaaaagcatttaaaatagaACAAGAAACTCACGATGCTATATATCAAGCAGCCATAGAAAAAGAA gCTCCGaacataatgttaaatattgaaatcaTCGAAGGCAAAGACATAAAACCAAAAGATGCGAATGGTTTTAGCGATCCGTTTTGTACCTTATTTTTGTCGTCTACCCAACAACATAGGTATAACACGTCGGTTAAAAGTGAAACTCTGCGGCCAGTCTGGGAAGAACACTTTTCACT GCCGGTCGAGACTCCCGCTGACGATATCTTATGCGTGGAAGTTTGGGACTTTGATCCGGCGGAAACGGTAAAAGAAAAAGTTACAAAGGTCGGCAAAATTAAAGGATTTAAAGGAATGAGAAGGTTCATGAAAGAAATCGCTGTAACTGCTACGAACGGAAAACACGATAACGAAATTATCGGCGGCACGCTAATACCACTTAag ACAATACCTTCTCGAGGTCAAATAGCTTGGTACAGTTTGGAGAAAAAAGGCAAGGGCAAGCCTCAGGggaatttgttattaaaattgtcGTTTGgcagtgaaaaaaataaacaagttgcCGCCCAAGAACATAGACATCTACTGCGCGTATTGTTAGCTTACCAAATGAATCTACAAAag CCTGAAACGAATTCGTGGATGGGTGATTTTTTGCCAGAGTCTAGCTTGATCATTCAACAACATGTAGTACAAAGTAATATCAGTGCCGTCGACGAGTGTTTGGGCCAATGGATTGAATTTATTAACGCTCATGTGTTAAGTCCTGTGGtgaattttaaagtattttcggACTTAATAGACAACTTAGCCAAGTCCATAACCGCCGGACACTTGTCCAATGAAGAG tcaaAAATGTTCTGGCAGTcgtctaaaaaaatattgccaTTTTGCTTCAATGCTATTCGAATGATACGTAAAAAATCTGCAGACGACGAACAGTCATTGAATCAAACGGAATACGTTTTAAA taTATTACGAAATCTCACGTCGTTGAAGTTACCAAATGATTTAGATCTCTTTCCGTCGGATGTTTATGGTTGGCTGTTACCACGTGAAAACAATAGAGACATAAAAAGTACATTGCACGACGCTGTCGTCCATGGCGCGGTGGATTG GCATGTTCACATATTAGAAAATAACAAACCCGATGACTATACGGACGAAGGACAGATGAAacttcaacttaaaataattcaacttcTGAAACTAGATTTGCAGAGGGCCGTAGAGTTTCATAACAAGCTATTTATCAA gaAAATGCAATTTCCGTATGCCAGTACACTATTTTCAATATACGAATGTAAAATATCTGAAATGTGTGAACCATTCATCACTCGCATTTGTATGAACATGAAGCCAATTAATTTCGAGGAAAACGGACGGTTTCAAGTTGAAAACGACCCGCTTGCAATGGGAACGTCACTGTTTGAACTTTACATGGGGATTCAGAAATTTGTCGA tttaggAAAAAATGACTGCCACGTGGACTTGGAGAGTAGTCATTTGGTCAAGTATCACATATGGTTCCAACAAGGTGTTGCCAGGTGGTTGGATATTGCCGCGTATAAGGCCATGCAACGCATCGAAAGAGCTGTCGATTTGGACAAATTAGTCAAAGTGGACATATCAGTAGAGTATAGTTCGTCGGCGGTGGACACATTGGCAATTTTCTACCAAATAAAAGTGTTTTGGCAACAATTAGCATGGCCTGACGCCGAAGGTTCTTATTCATTTGTGGCAAAGATAATTGACGACATTTGCAGATGTTCGGTTTACTTTTCGGACAAAATGTCTTATAAAGTTAACAATACCTTAACTGAAAATAAAAGATTCAAAGTCACCAAagaa TGGTGTCTGGCAGTAAACAATATAGATTATGTAAAACAATCCATCCGTCCATTTGTCAATGATTTGGGCCTAACGCAATTGATGGACAGCTTGGCAAACTTTAAGAGTGAAATTTCTGCAGATCATTGTAAAAAAACACTAGATTTAGTCGTTGATAATGCAATCGATACAGTAAATAACAAGATCATAGACCTTTTACAGACCGTTGTGAACAAA atgtccccagaaataagtaaatttttgaTCGAAGGCGCAGAAGTTATTAACACAAACAATAGTCATTTGGacaatttaatgttatatttggaTGAAAATCTTTGTACGTTGAGTAAGGAACTTAACGAAGAAAATTTCCAACGTACACTTGACATTATAGTTGATCAAATAGCAACGATAATGTATAatcttatacaaaataatttagag aaaaagaaaccATCCACATATTTTAAGAACCTAAGAGATAGTTTTCATATGTTGTTTGGGTTTTTGAGAAAAGATAACTCTACTGAATATAAAAGCGAAACAATTCATAAACTAGAAGCACTAATGCATTTACATACATTAGATACTGTAGACCTTATACATGAATACTATTTAGAAAGACTTCAAAAACAAAAAGAGATGGAAGAGGCTAGCGAAGGAGTATTaactgttaaattaatatttatcaacaatgTTCTCAAAATAGACATACTAAATGCAAATGGAATTAAAGCAATGGACTCTaatg GTTTCAGTGATCCATTTGTTAAAATACGTTTGCTGCCCAGAGACAAATTTTTACATGCCTCCAAACCAACAACATCAGTACAGAAAAAAACTTTGTACCCATTATTTGACGAATGTTTTAGAAT tcCTTTAACTCCTCAACAACGTGCTGTAGAAAATGGTTTAGTTATGTTTATAGTAAAAGATCAAGATTTCATGGGAGTGACAAATGAGTTTGTATCTGAaacatttgtacattttaaagataTTCCATCTACACAGTTGGAAAATGACTTAGGTAGTGTACCTCAAATAAGATTAAAGCTGACGTCTCCTAAATCTTTAg atACAAAAATTCTTCGAGCTATTGATTCTAGACCTACAGACAAATTGGCAAAAGAATTTCTTAagcgagaaaaaataaaaattgctgCAGCAAATTCGACACCGAAAAAATGA
- the LOC132947345 gene encoding protein unc-13 homolog 4B isoform X3 — protein sequence MEDEESLWKVFYVRLQRKLSSQSISPDIQAEQMDGGFFERYGSGFKNNFEEDTIIAEKDKFATLNEREISKVDNDIAERTQLSYKELLSSLLELNINELYEEVLHEILHCIGVEKNCLNQENIIEFARKAFKIEQETHDAIYQAAIEKEAPNIMLNIEIIEGKDIKPKDANGFSDPFCTLFLSSTQQHRYNTSVKSETLRPVWEEHFSLPVETPADDILCVEVWDFDPAETVKEKVTKVGKIKGFKGMRRFMKEIAVTATNGKHDNEIIGGTLIPLKTIPSRGQIAWYSLEKKGKGKPQGNLLLKLSFGSEKNKQVAAQEHRHLLRVLLAYQMNLQKPETNSWMGDFLPESSLIIQQHVVQSNISAVDECLGQWIEFINAHVLSPVVNFKVFSDLIDNLAKSITAGHLSNEESKMFWQSSKKILPFCFNAIRMIRKKSADDEQSLNQTEYVLNILRNLTSLKLPNDLDLFPSDVYGWLLPRENNRDIKSTLHDAVVHGAVDWHVHILENNKPDDYTDEGQMKLQLKIIQLLKLDLQRAVEFHNKLFIKKMQFPYASTLFSIYECKISEMCEPFITRICMNMKPINFEENGRFQVENDPLAMGTSLFELYMGIQKFVDLGKNDCHVDLESSHLVKYHIWFQQGVARWLDIAAYKAMQRIERAVDLDKLVKVDISVEYSSSAVDTLAIFYQIKVFWQQLAWPDAEGSYSFVAKIIDDICRCSVYFSDKMSYKVNNTLTENKRFKVTKEWCLAVNNIDYVKQSIRPFVNDLGLTQLMDSLANFKSEISADHCKKTLDLVVDNAIDTVNNKIIDLLQTVVNKMSPEISKFLIEGAEVINTNNSHLDNLMLYLDENLCTLSKELNEENFQRTLDIIVDQIATIMYNLIQNNLEKKKPSTYFKNLRDSFHMLFGFLRKDNSTEYKSETIHKLEALMHLHTLDTVDLIHEYYLERLQKQKEMEEASEGVLTVKLIFINNVLKIDILNANGIKAMDSNGFSDPFVKIRLLPRDKFLHASKPTTSVQKKTLYPLFDECFRIPLTPQQRAVENGLVMFIVKDQDFMGVTNEFVSETFVHFKDIPSTQLENDLGSVPQIRLKLTSPKSLDTKILRAIDSRPTDKLAKEFLKREKIKIAAANSTPKK from the exons AGCTGAGCAAATGGACGGTGGATTTTTTGAGCGTTATGGTTCAGGATTCAAGAACAATTTTGAAGAGGACACCATAATTGCCGAAAAGGATAAATTCGCTACTCTAAATGAAAGAGAAATTTCAAAAGTTGACAATGATATTGCCGAGAGGACTCAACTCTCTTACAAAGAGTTGTTATCGTCATTGTTAGAATTAAAT ATAAACGAATTATACGAAGAAGTATTGCACGAAATATTACATTGCATTGGGgtggaaaaaaattgtttaaatcaagaaaatataattgaattcgcccgaaaagcatttaaaatagaACAAGAAACTCACGATGCTATATATCAAGCAGCCATAGAAAAAGAA gCTCCGaacataatgttaaatattgaaatcaTCGAAGGCAAAGACATAAAACCAAAAGATGCGAATGGTTTTAGCGATCCGTTTTGTACCTTATTTTTGTCGTCTACCCAACAACATAGGTATAACACGTCGGTTAAAAGTGAAACTCTGCGGCCAGTCTGGGAAGAACACTTTTCACT GCCGGTCGAGACTCCCGCTGACGATATCTTATGCGTGGAAGTTTGGGACTTTGATCCGGCGGAAACGGTAAAAGAAAAAGTTACAAAGGTCGGCAAAATTAAAGGATTTAAAGGAATGAGAAGGTTCATGAAAGAAATCGCTGTAACTGCTACGAACGGAAAACACGATAACGAAATTATCGGCGGCACGCTAATACCACTTAag ACAATACCTTCTCGAGGTCAAATAGCTTGGTACAGTTTGGAGAAAAAAGGCAAGGGCAAGCCTCAGGggaatttgttattaaaattgtcGTTTGgcagtgaaaaaaataaacaagttgcCGCCCAAGAACATAGACATCTACTGCGCGTATTGTTAGCTTACCAAATGAATCTACAAAag CCTGAAACGAATTCGTGGATGGGTGATTTTTTGCCAGAGTCTAGCTTGATCATTCAACAACATGTAGTACAAAGTAATATCAGTGCCGTCGACGAGTGTTTGGGCCAATGGATTGAATTTATTAACGCTCATGTGTTAAGTCCTGTGGtgaattttaaagtattttcggACTTAATAGACAACTTAGCCAAGTCCATAACCGCCGGACACTTGTCCAATGAAGAG tcaaAAATGTTCTGGCAGTcgtctaaaaaaatattgccaTTTTGCTTCAATGCTATTCGAATGATACGTAAAAAATCTGCAGACGACGAACAGTCATTGAATCAAACGGAATACGTTTTAAA taTATTACGAAATCTCACGTCGTTGAAGTTACCAAATGATTTAGATCTCTTTCCGTCGGATGTTTATGGTTGGCTGTTACCACGTGAAAACAATAGAGACATAAAAAGTACATTGCACGACGCTGTCGTCCATGGCGCGGTGGATTG GCATGTTCACATATTAGAAAATAACAAACCCGATGACTATACGGACGAAGGACAGATGAAacttcaacttaaaataattcaacttcTGAAACTAGATTTGCAGAGGGCCGTAGAGTTTCATAACAAGCTATTTATCAA gaAAATGCAATTTCCGTATGCCAGTACACTATTTTCAATATACGAATGTAAAATATCTGAAATGTGTGAACCATTCATCACTCGCATTTGTATGAACATGAAGCCAATTAATTTCGAGGAAAACGGACGGTTTCAAGTTGAAAACGACCCGCTTGCAATGGGAACGTCACTGTTTGAACTTTACATGGGGATTCAGAAATTTGTCGA tttaggAAAAAATGACTGCCACGTGGACTTGGAGAGTAGTCATTTGGTCAAGTATCACATATGGTTCCAACAAGGTGTTGCCAGGTGGTTGGATATTGCCGCGTATAAGGCCATGCAACGCATCGAAAGAGCTGTCGATTTGGACAAATTAGTCAAAGTGGACATATCAGTAGAGTATAGTTCGTCGGCGGTGGACACATTGGCAATTTTCTACCAAATAAAAGTGTTTTGGCAACAATTAGCATGGCCTGACGCCGAAGGTTCTTATTCATTTGTGGCAAAGATAATTGACGACATTTGCAGATGTTCGGTTTACTTTTCGGACAAAATGTCTTATAAAGTTAACAATACCTTAACTGAAAATAAAAGATTCAAAGTCACCAAagaa TGGTGTCTGGCAGTAAACAATATAGATTATGTAAAACAATCCATCCGTCCATTTGTCAATGATTTGGGCCTAACGCAATTGATGGACAGCTTGGCAAACTTTAAGAGTGAAATTTCTGCAGATCATTGTAAAAAAACACTAGATTTAGTCGTTGATAATGCAATCGATACAGTAAATAACAAGATCATAGACCTTTTACAGACCGTTGTGAACAAA atgtccccagaaataagtaaatttttgaTCGAAGGCGCAGAAGTTATTAACACAAACAATAGTCATTTGGacaatttaatgttatatttggaTGAAAATCTTTGTACGTTGAGTAAGGAACTTAACGAAGAAAATTTCCAACGTACACTTGACATTATAGTTGATCAAATAGCAACGATAATGTATAatcttatacaaaataatttagag aaaaagaaaccATCCACATATTTTAAGAACCTAAGAGATAGTTTTCATATGTTGTTTGGGTTTTTGAGAAAAGATAACTCTACTGAATATAAAAGCGAAACAATTCATAAACTAGAAGCACTAATGCATTTACATACATTAGATACTGTAGACCTTATACATGAATACTATTTAGAAAGACTTCAAAAACAAAAAGAGATGGAAGAGGCTAGCGAAGGAGTATTaactgttaaattaatatttatcaacaatgTTCTCAAAATAGACATACTAAATGCAAATGGAATTAAAGCAATGGACTCTaatg GTTTCAGTGATCCATTTGTTAAAATACGTTTGCTGCCCAGAGACAAATTTTTACATGCCTCCAAACCAACAACATCAGTACAGAAAAAAACTTTGTACCCATTATTTGACGAATGTTTTAGAAT tcCTTTAACTCCTCAACAACGTGCTGTAGAAAATGGTTTAGTTATGTTTATAGTAAAAGATCAAGATTTCATGGGAGTGACAAATGAGTTTGTATCTGAaacatttgtacattttaaagataTTCCATCTACACAGTTGGAAAATGACTTAGGTAGTGTACCTCAAATAAGATTAAAGCTGACGTCTCCTAAATCTTTAg atACAAAAATTCTTCGAGCTATTGATTCTAGACCTACAGACAAATTGGCAAAAGAATTTCTTAagcgagaaaaaataaaaattgctgCAGCAAATTCGACACCGAAAAAATGA
- the LOC132947345 gene encoding protein unc-13 homolog 4B isoform X1, translating to MAEVLRLPAEDERKRTAQSARQKAIKFGRTLVGKKAVISKAIVDSWHRRKGRKVKPAEQMDGGFFERYGSGFKNNFEEDTIIAEKDKFATLNEREISKVDNDIAERTQLSYKELLSSLLELNINELYEEVLHEILHCIGVEKNCLNQENIIEFARKAFKIEQETHDAIYQAAIEKEAPNIMLNIEIIEGKDIKPKDANGFSDPFCTLFLSSTQQHRYNTSVKSETLRPVWEEHFSLPVETPADDILCVEVWDFDPAETVKEKVTKVGKIKGFKGMRRFMKEIAVTATNGKHDNEIIGGTLIPLKTIPSRGQIAWYSLEKKGKGKPQGNLLLKLSFGSEKNKQVAAQEHRHLLRVLLAYQMNLQKPETNSWMGDFLPESSLIIQQHVVQSNISAVDECLGQWIEFINAHVLSPVVNFKVFSDLIDNLAKSITAGHLSNEESKMFWQSSKKILPFCFNAIRMIRKKSADDEQSLNQTEYVLNILRNLTSLKLPNDLDLFPSDVYGWLLPRENNRDIKSTLHDAVVHGAVDWHVHILENNKPDDYTDEGQMKLQLKIIQLLKLDLQRAVEFHNKLFIKKMQFPYASTLFSIYECKISEMCEPFITRICMNMKPINFEENGRFQVENDPLAMGTSLFELYMGIQKFVDLGKNDCHVDLESSHLVKYHIWFQQGVARWLDIAAYKAMQRIERAVDLDKLVKVDISVEYSSSAVDTLAIFYQIKVFWQQLAWPDAEGSYSFVAKIIDDICRCSVYFSDKMSYKVNNTLTENKRFKVTKEWCLAVNNIDYVKQSIRPFVNDLGLTQLMDSLANFKSEISADHCKKTLDLVVDNAIDTVNNKIIDLLQTVVNKMSPEISKFLIEGAEVINTNNSHLDNLMLYLDENLCTLSKELNEENFQRTLDIIVDQIATIMYNLIQNNLEKKKPSTYFKNLRDSFHMLFGFLRKDNSTEYKSETIHKLEALMHLHTLDTVDLIHEYYLERLQKQKEMEEASEGVLTVKLIFINNVLKIDILNANGIKAMDSNGFSDPFVKIRLLPRDKFLHASKPTTSVQKKTLYPLFDECFRIPLTPQQRAVENGLVMFIVKDQDFMGVTNEFVSETFVHFKDIPSTQLENDLGSVPQIRLKLTSPKSLDTKILRAIDSRPTDKLAKEFLKREKIKIAAANSTPKK from the exons AGCTGAGCAAATGGACGGTGGATTTTTTGAGCGTTATGGTTCAGGATTCAAGAACAATTTTGAAGAGGACACCATAATTGCCGAAAAGGATAAATTCGCTACTCTAAATGAAAGAGAAATTTCAAAAGTTGACAATGATATTGCCGAGAGGACTCAACTCTCTTACAAAGAGTTGTTATCGTCATTGTTAGAATTAAAT ATAAACGAATTATACGAAGAAGTATTGCACGAAATATTACATTGCATTGGGgtggaaaaaaattgtttaaatcaagaaaatataattgaattcgcccgaaaagcatttaaaatagaACAAGAAACTCACGATGCTATATATCAAGCAGCCATAGAAAAAGAA gCTCCGaacataatgttaaatattgaaatcaTCGAAGGCAAAGACATAAAACCAAAAGATGCGAATGGTTTTAGCGATCCGTTTTGTACCTTATTTTTGTCGTCTACCCAACAACATAGGTATAACACGTCGGTTAAAAGTGAAACTCTGCGGCCAGTCTGGGAAGAACACTTTTCACT GCCGGTCGAGACTCCCGCTGACGATATCTTATGCGTGGAAGTTTGGGACTTTGATCCGGCGGAAACGGTAAAAGAAAAAGTTACAAAGGTCGGCAAAATTAAAGGATTTAAAGGAATGAGAAGGTTCATGAAAGAAATCGCTGTAACTGCTACGAACGGAAAACACGATAACGAAATTATCGGCGGCACGCTAATACCACTTAag ACAATACCTTCTCGAGGTCAAATAGCTTGGTACAGTTTGGAGAAAAAAGGCAAGGGCAAGCCTCAGGggaatttgttattaaaattgtcGTTTGgcagtgaaaaaaataaacaagttgcCGCCCAAGAACATAGACATCTACTGCGCGTATTGTTAGCTTACCAAATGAATCTACAAAag CCTGAAACGAATTCGTGGATGGGTGATTTTTTGCCAGAGTCTAGCTTGATCATTCAACAACATGTAGTACAAAGTAATATCAGTGCCGTCGACGAGTGTTTGGGCCAATGGATTGAATTTATTAACGCTCATGTGTTAAGTCCTGTGGtgaattttaaagtattttcggACTTAATAGACAACTTAGCCAAGTCCATAACCGCCGGACACTTGTCCAATGAAGAG tcaaAAATGTTCTGGCAGTcgtctaaaaaaatattgccaTTTTGCTTCAATGCTATTCGAATGATACGTAAAAAATCTGCAGACGACGAACAGTCATTGAATCAAACGGAATACGTTTTAAA taTATTACGAAATCTCACGTCGTTGAAGTTACCAAATGATTTAGATCTCTTTCCGTCGGATGTTTATGGTTGGCTGTTACCACGTGAAAACAATAGAGACATAAAAAGTACATTGCACGACGCTGTCGTCCATGGCGCGGTGGATTG GCATGTTCACATATTAGAAAATAACAAACCCGATGACTATACGGACGAAGGACAGATGAAacttcaacttaaaataattcaacttcTGAAACTAGATTTGCAGAGGGCCGTAGAGTTTCATAACAAGCTATTTATCAA gaAAATGCAATTTCCGTATGCCAGTACACTATTTTCAATATACGAATGTAAAATATCTGAAATGTGTGAACCATTCATCACTCGCATTTGTATGAACATGAAGCCAATTAATTTCGAGGAAAACGGACGGTTTCAAGTTGAAAACGACCCGCTTGCAATGGGAACGTCACTGTTTGAACTTTACATGGGGATTCAGAAATTTGTCGA tttaggAAAAAATGACTGCCACGTGGACTTGGAGAGTAGTCATTTGGTCAAGTATCACATATGGTTCCAACAAGGTGTTGCCAGGTGGTTGGATATTGCCGCGTATAAGGCCATGCAACGCATCGAAAGAGCTGTCGATTTGGACAAATTAGTCAAAGTGGACATATCAGTAGAGTATAGTTCGTCGGCGGTGGACACATTGGCAATTTTCTACCAAATAAAAGTGTTTTGGCAACAATTAGCATGGCCTGACGCCGAAGGTTCTTATTCATTTGTGGCAAAGATAATTGACGACATTTGCAGATGTTCGGTTTACTTTTCGGACAAAATGTCTTATAAAGTTAACAATACCTTAACTGAAAATAAAAGATTCAAAGTCACCAAagaa TGGTGTCTGGCAGTAAACAATATAGATTATGTAAAACAATCCATCCGTCCATTTGTCAATGATTTGGGCCTAACGCAATTGATGGACAGCTTGGCAAACTTTAAGAGTGAAATTTCTGCAGATCATTGTAAAAAAACACTAGATTTAGTCGTTGATAATGCAATCGATACAGTAAATAACAAGATCATAGACCTTTTACAGACCGTTGTGAACAAA atgtccccagaaataagtaaatttttgaTCGAAGGCGCAGAAGTTATTAACACAAACAATAGTCATTTGGacaatttaatgttatatttggaTGAAAATCTTTGTACGTTGAGTAAGGAACTTAACGAAGAAAATTTCCAACGTACACTTGACATTATAGTTGATCAAATAGCAACGATAATGTATAatcttatacaaaataatttagag aaaaagaaaccATCCACATATTTTAAGAACCTAAGAGATAGTTTTCATATGTTGTTTGGGTTTTTGAGAAAAGATAACTCTACTGAATATAAAAGCGAAACAATTCATAAACTAGAAGCACTAATGCATTTACATACATTAGATACTGTAGACCTTATACATGAATACTATTTAGAAAGACTTCAAAAACAAAAAGAGATGGAAGAGGCTAGCGAAGGAGTATTaactgttaaattaatatttatcaacaatgTTCTCAAAATAGACATACTAAATGCAAATGGAATTAAAGCAATGGACTCTaatg GTTTCAGTGATCCATTTGTTAAAATACGTTTGCTGCCCAGAGACAAATTTTTACATGCCTCCAAACCAACAACATCAGTACAGAAAAAAACTTTGTACCCATTATTTGACGAATGTTTTAGAAT tcCTTTAACTCCTCAACAACGTGCTGTAGAAAATGGTTTAGTTATGTTTATAGTAAAAGATCAAGATTTCATGGGAGTGACAAATGAGTTTGTATCTGAaacatttgtacattttaaagataTTCCATCTACACAGTTGGAAAATGACTTAGGTAGTGTACCTCAAATAAGATTAAAGCTGACGTCTCCTAAATCTTTAg atACAAAAATTCTTCGAGCTATTGATTCTAGACCTACAGACAAATTGGCAAAAGAATTTCTTAagcgagaaaaaataaaaattgctgCAGCAAATTCGACACCGAAAAAATGA